GGTCGGTCCCCAGCACCGGAAAGCCGGGATCGGTCCCCAGCACCGGGAAGTCGTGGTCCGTCAGCCAGTGCCGGCCCGTCTCGCGCGAGCGTGCCCAGGACGCCTCGACGGCCGTCTGGTCGGCCGGCTGGCCGAGGTCGGCGGGGGCCGGGCCGATACGGCGGGCCAGGGGCGCGAGCTTCGCCACGTCGAAGCCGAAGACCTCGGCGGCGGCGAGGCCGAGCATGCGGCGGGTCTCGGCGACGGGAATGTCGTGGAAGGTACGGCGCAGCCACGCGCGCGTGTCGGGCCAGGTGCCCTCGGGGTGCGGGAAGTCGCTGCCCCACAGGATGTTGTCGACGCCGATCTCGTACCGCTGGGCCAGCTCGCGCCGCTTGGTGTTGGTGGCGCAGACGAAGATCTGCCGGTCCAGGTACTCGTGCGGCGGACGCTTCAGCCCCTCGAACGGGGAGAGCTTCTTGCCGCCGTGCGCGCCGAGGTAGAGGCGGTCCATGAACCACAGCAGGTTCGGCAGCCACCAGCAGCCGGACTCGGCGACACCGAAGCACAGCCCCGGGTGGCGTTCGAAGACGCCGGACCAGAGCAGGAACCACAGCGGCCGGGCGGGCCACCAGGTCACCTCGCTCACAAAGATGCCGAGGTGGTCGCCGTACTCCGCGCGCGGGGCGGCGCCGGAGTGGGTGAGCACCGGCATACGGCACTCGGCGGCGGCCGCCCACACGGGGTCGTAACGGCGGTCGTGGTACGGCTTCTTGTCCGCCCACATGGCCGGGATCATCAGGGCGCCGAGGCCGGACTCCTTGGCCCGGTGGACCTCGGCGACAGCCTCGGAGACCTCGCCGGTGATCGGCAGCAGGGCGACTCCGCAGTGCCGCTCGGGGTGTGCGGAGACGAAGTCGGCGAGCCAGCGGTTGTGGGCCTGCGCGCCCGCCATGCCCAGCTCCGGGTCCTGGTCGCCGGAGAGGCCGAGGCCCACGCCGAAGGGGGCGGCGGTACGGCTGTCGACGGCGTCGGCGTCCGGGAAGACCACCTCGGCGGCCACCCCGTCCCCGTCCAGCTCCTTCAGGCGCCGCGCGGTGTCCCAACCACCGCGCAGGCCTTCCTCGTTGTCCCGGAACCACCGGTCGGCGAAGGCCTCGTTGCGGATGCCGAGCCGGGTCATCTCCTCGCGGCGCCGGCCCTGGCCCGCGAGGAACTCGTCGAAGTCCCGGTGGAACCGGGACTCCAGATAGGGCCGGTACTCCTCGGTGGGCAGCCCGGCGTGGCAGTCGGAGGAGATGATCAGATACGGGTCCCCGCCGGAAACAGCGTCGGTCACAGCAGCCTCCCGGTCAGTCGAGCGGTCAGTCGAGTACGAAGCTTTCGAGGTACGACGGGTTCGCCCGGTCCAGCATCGAGCGGGACCGCGCGCGGATCTGGGCGTCGCTGTGCTCGCTCGCCGGCAGCAGCCAGAAGCGGTCCTCGCGGATGCCGGCCACGACGAGGCCCGCGACCTCCTCGGCGGGCGTGAAGCGGACCTCCTTGCCGGCCGCGCGCATCGCCGCCTCCCACTGGTCGAGGCTGCGGTACGGGGTCCTGCGCGGGCGCTGTTTGGCGTAGCGGGCGGGGCGGTTGCGGTGCGACTCCCACAGGCCGGTGCGCAGCATGTGCGGGCCGGGGAAGAGCACCGAGGCGCCCACGCGCGCGTGCTCGGCCTTCAGATGCGCGTACAGGGACTCGGTCAGGGTGACGACGGCGGCCTTGGTGACCGCGTACACGGAGGCGGTCGGCAGCGGTGCGATACCGCCGTCGCCGGAGGATGTATTGACCACATGACCGGGTTGACCCGACTTGATCATCCTGGGTACGAACGCCTGGACGCCATGGAAGACACCCCACACATTGACGGCGAAGGCCCACCGCCAGTCGTTCGGGTCGTGCTCCCACATCCGGCCCTCGGCGCCCGAGCCGACGCCCGCGTTGTTGCACAGGACGTGCACGGCGCCATACGTGTCGTACGCCGCCTCGGCCAGTTCCATGACCTGGGCACGTTCGCCGACGTCGACCACGCGCGCGTGCACGTCGGCGCCCTCGGCCCGCAGGTCCGCCGCGGCCTTGTCCAGGGCGGTCTCCTCCACGTCGGCGAGGACCACCTTCAGGCCCTCGGCGGCGAACCGCCGGGCCATCGCGAGCCCTATCCCGCTCGCCGCGCCAGTGACGACGGCGACCTGTCCGGCCTGGAGGTCCATCACGCACTCCCCTCGGGCGGCGCGTCGAGGATCTGCAGCGGATCGTCGTAGCGCTGGTGGATGTACGGCAACAGGGCCTGGGCGTCGACCCGTTCCACGACCCGGCCGCTCTGGTCGCTGGTCTTCTCGCCGAGGGTGATCTCGCGCAGCCGCAGCACCGGGAGGTCGGCCACGGGGTCGTACGCCGACTCGCGCAGGACGACCTCCCCGGTGATCCGCTCCAGCCGGCGCACCTTCTCGTGGCGCACGCAGTGGACCAGCACCGGGTCGATGTCGAAGCCCGAACCGTCCACGGCGGGAAGGAACTTGAAGTAGAAGTCGGTCTTGTGCGAAGGCTCCGGCAAGGGCAGCTCACCGCCGAGCGTGCCGCGCACCTCGACGAACGCGATGCCGTGCCGGGACAGCGCCGCGCACACGCCCTGGCCGTCGCGTTCGACCGTCACCTCGCCGAGTTTCTTGGGCTCGCCGAAGACCTCCCGCCCGCCGGTGAGGGCGCGCTCATGGGTCATCGGCATGACCAGCGGATACCAGCCCTCGACTGTGCCGTGCGCGGCGGCGACCGCGAACGAGCCCGCGCCGAGCGGGTATCCGGGCAGGTCGACGGTGCTGATGTTCACCCGCACGAGCGGGCTGCCGGTGGGTTTCAGGGGTGGCGGCAGCACCGCGGCGATGGCGTCCGGGCCGGTCTCCCAGACGGCCACCACCCCGGTGGACCAGATGCCGGGAAGCCGCGCGCTCGCGGTGCGGGTCGCGGCGATCTCCCGCTCGGTCCGTGCGCCGTACCGTACGCGTGCCATACGTCGTACCGCCCTTCTTCCGACGACTCGTTCCTGACGGACCGTCACCTGTAACACAGTTACAGCAGACCTCGTGCGGGGTAAAGACACGCGTACGCACGGGAGTTGGGGGAATCATGGCGGGTGGGACGAGAAGCGCGCTGACCCGGGAGGCGGTGCTGGACGCCGCCGCCGCTCTGGTGAAGCGGCACGGGCCGGACGCGCTCACCATGCGGGGGCTCGCCGCGGCGCTGGGTACGGCCGTGACCTCGATCTACTGGCATGTCGGCGGCCGTGAGGCTCTGCTCGACGCCCTCGTGGAGCGGACCGTGGCCGAGCTGGGAGAGATCCGGCCCCGCGGACGCACACCCGAGGAGCGCGTGGTCGGTGTCGCTCGCGACCTGCGCCGGCAACTGCGCGGCCATCCGCATCTGGTGGCGCTGGTGCACGAGCGGGGGCTGACCGAGCGGATGTTCCTGCCGGCCCAGCGGGTGCTGGTGTGGGAGGCGCATGCCGCCGGGCTGCGCGGCGCCCGGGCCGCCGAGTTCGTACGGGCCGTGCAGTTCCAGGTCGTCGGGCATGTACTGGTGGAACGCAACCGCGAGCGGGCACCGGCACAGCACCCCGACGAGCAGGAGCTGTGGAGCACCGAGACCGCCGGGGACGACCCCGCACTGGCGCGTGCGCTGGCCCTGCCGGTGGACACGGAGCGGCTCTTCGAGACGGCCGCGAGAGCGCTGGTACGGTCGCTGCTGGCGCCGACTTCACCCACCCGCCCGTCCGACTCGGTTCTCTGATGGGCACGGGACGAGCACACGCGCGCGAGGCCCGAACAGTCAGGCGACCCCGCGGGGCGGTGGACGGCCCTGAAGGTGAGGACTGTCAGTCGTGGCCCGTATCCTCGGTGACCATGCTCGAAGACCGTGCGACCGCAGTGTCCTCCCCCACCCAGTGGCCGGCCGCGTATCCGAAGGGATACGCGGTCGTTGACGTGGAGACCACCGGCCTGGCCCGGGACGACCGCATCATCTCGGCAGCCGTCTACCGGCTGGACGAGCGCGGCGAGGTCGAGGACCACTGGTACACACTGGTCAACCCGGAGCGCGATCCGGGACCCGTATGGATACACGGTCTGACGAGCGAGGTACTCGAAGGGGCGCCGCTCTTCACGGACATCGCCGAGGAGTTCGCGGCCCGGCTGGACGGCCGGGTGCTGGTCGCGCACAACGCCGTCTTCGACTGGCAGATGATCGCGCGGGAGTACGCGCGCGCACAGCGCGAGGCGCCGGTGCGTCAGCGGCTGTGCACCATCGCGCTGTCGAAGGAGCTGGGGCTGCCGCTGCCCAACTTCAAGCTGGAGTCGCTGGCGGCGCACTACGGCGTCGTACAGCAGCGGGCGCACCACGCGCTGGACGACGCGCGCGTGCTGGCGGAGGCGTTCCGGCCCAGTCTGCGGACAGCCGCCGCGGGCGGCGTACGGCTGCCGTTGCTGGAGTGCCGGCCGCTGACGGAGTGGTCGGACCGCCCGGTGCCCCGCCAGTCGTCCGGCGGATACGGGGGCTACAGCGGCTACCGGTCGAGCAGTTGGCGCCCCTCCCGCAAAAGGCCCGCATGCCCCCACCCCAATCCGGGGCGCTACGAAGACGGCAAACACCTCAAACAGGGCATGCGGGTGGCGTTCTCCGGCGACACCTCCGTCGACCGCGAGCTGCTGGAGGACCGGGCCACCGAGGCCGGCCTGCATGTGGCGACCAGCATCTCCCGGCTGACCAGCCTGCTGGTGACCAACGACCCCGACTCGGGCACGTCCAAGGTGGTCAAGGCACGGCAGTTCGGCACGCCGGTCGTCGACGAGGCCG
The genomic region above belongs to Streptomyces sp. CG1 and contains:
- a CDS encoding amidohydrolase family protein, whose product is MTDAVSGGDPYLIISSDCHAGLPTEEYRPYLESRFHRDFDEFLAGQGRRREEMTRLGIRNEAFADRWFRDNEEGLRGGWDTARRLKELDGDGVAAEVVFPDADAVDSRTAAPFGVGLGLSGDQDPELGMAGAQAHNRWLADFVSAHPERHCGVALLPITGEVSEAVAEVHRAKESGLGALMIPAMWADKKPYHDRRYDPVWAAAAECRMPVLTHSGAAPRAEYGDHLGIFVSEVTWWPARPLWFLLWSGVFERHPGLCFGVAESGCWWLPNLLWFMDRLYLGAHGGKKLSPFEGLKRPPHEYLDRQIFVCATNTKRRELAQRYEIGVDNILWGSDFPHPEGTWPDTRAWLRRTFHDIPVAETRRMLGLAAAEVFGFDVAKLAPLARRIGPAPADLGQPADQTAVEASWARSRETGRHWLTDHDFPVLGTDPGFPVLGTDPGFPVPGVTR
- a CDS encoding SDR family NAD(P)-dependent oxidoreductase; this translates as MDLQAGQVAVVTGAASGIGLAMARRFAAEGLKVVLADVEETALDKAAADLRAEGADVHARVVDVGERAQVMELAEAAYDTYGAVHVLCNNAGVGSGAEGRMWEHDPNDWRWAFAVNVWGVFHGVQAFVPRMIKSGQPGHVVNTSSGDGGIAPLPTASVYAVTKAAVVTLTESLYAHLKAEHARVGASVLFPGPHMLRTGLWESHRNRPARYAKQRPRRTPYRSLDQWEAAMRAAGKEVRFTPAEEVAGLVVAGIREDRFWLLPASEHSDAQIRARSRSMLDRANPSYLESFVLD
- a CDS encoding acetoacetate decarboxylase family protein, translated to MARVRYGARTEREIAATRTASARLPGIWSTGVVAVWETGPDAIAAVLPPPLKPTGSPLVRVNISTVDLPGYPLGAGSFAVAAAHGTVEGWYPLVMPMTHERALTGGREVFGEPKKLGEVTVERDGQGVCAALSRHGIAFVEVRGTLGGELPLPEPSHKTDFYFKFLPAVDGSGFDIDPVLVHCVRHEKVRRLERITGEVVLRESAYDPVADLPVLRLREITLGEKTSDQSGRVVERVDAQALLPYIHQRYDDPLQILDAPPEGSA
- a CDS encoding TetR/AcrR family transcriptional regulator produces the protein MAGGTRSALTREAVLDAAAALVKRHGPDALTMRGLAAALGTAVTSIYWHVGGREALLDALVERTVAELGEIRPRGRTPEERVVGVARDLRRQLRGHPHLVALVHERGLTERMFLPAQRVLVWEAHAAGLRGARAAEFVRAVQFQVVGHVLVERNRERAPAQHPDEQELWSTETAGDDPALARALALPVDTERLFETAARALVRSLLAPTSPTRPSDSVL
- a CDS encoding DEDDh family exonuclease, with amino-acid sequence MLEDRATAVSSPTQWPAAYPKGYAVVDVETTGLARDDRIISAAVYRLDERGEVEDHWYTLVNPERDPGPVWIHGLTSEVLEGAPLFTDIAEEFAARLDGRVLVAHNAVFDWQMIAREYARAQREAPVRQRLCTIALSKELGLPLPNFKLESLAAHYGVVQQRAHHALDDARVLAEAFRPSLRTAAAGGVRLPLLECRPLTEWSDRPVPRQSSGGYGGYSGYRSSSWRPSRKRPACPHPNPGRYEDGKHLKQGMRVAFSGDTSVDRELLEDRATEAGLHVATSISRLTSLLVTNDPDSGTSKVVKARQFGTPVVDEAAFGQLLRDVEPADE